Proteins from a single region of Hymenobacter sp. GOD-10R:
- the fucP gene encoding L-fucose:H+ symporter permease, protein MPRPRNSVFAIGLITSLFFLWGFALNLNPILIPHLKKACQLTDAQSAFIDSASYIAYFVLAIPAGQFMKRYGYKGGIIVGLLLFAVGAFLFYPAAATRSYTFFLGALFVIACGLTFLETAANPYITVLGEPEEAAQRINFAQSFNGLAATLAPLLGGMFILSGKSLSATQISAMSPRLVADYLDREAAAVQVPYLLIGGIVLLVALLLFRTPLPELAEEEEADRAEGSLLREKNLLLGVVAQFFYVGAQVCVSSFFIRFAERVGGIEEKSAALYLSGALLGFMAGRFIGTFLMKFIAPPRLLALYSSINFGLVLLAVLLHGKLSVYALMGVEFFMSIMFPTIFSLSIRGLGAKTKEGSSLVIMAIVGGAIFPVIAGWVSDATTIQVAYIVPGLCFLVVLYFAWKNINVRKVKLVAAH, encoded by the coding sequence ATGCCTCGTCCTCGCAACAGCGTATTTGCCATCGGCCTTATTACCTCATTATTCTTCTTGTGGGGCTTTGCGCTTAACCTAAACCCGATTCTTATACCCCACCTAAAAAAGGCCTGCCAACTTACGGATGCGCAGTCTGCCTTCATTGACTCGGCTTCGTACATTGCCTATTTTGTATTAGCCATTCCGGCGGGGCAGTTCATGAAGCGCTATGGCTACAAGGGCGGTATTATCGTGGGGCTGCTGCTGTTTGCGGTCGGCGCTTTCTTGTTTTATCCTGCGGCCGCAACCCGCTCCTATACCTTCTTTCTAGGGGCGCTGTTCGTTATTGCCTGCGGGCTTACCTTCCTGGAAACGGCTGCCAATCCTTACATCACTGTACTTGGCGAACCCGAGGAAGCTGCACAACGCATCAACTTTGCGCAGTCATTTAACGGATTAGCTGCCACCCTAGCTCCCTTGCTTGGTGGCATGTTCATCTTATCGGGTAAAAGTCTCTCGGCTACCCAGATAAGTGCTATGTCACCGCGACTGGTAGCGGACTACCTAGACCGCGAAGCCGCCGCAGTACAGGTTCCGTATCTGCTCATCGGCGGAATTGTGCTGCTGGTCGCGTTGCTGCTATTTCGCACGCCACTGCCCGAGCTAGCAGAGGAGGAAGAGGCTGATAGGGCCGAAGGCTCCTTACTACGGGAGAAAAACCTGCTGCTAGGTGTAGTTGCGCAGTTTTTTTACGTTGGGGCGCAAGTGTGCGTCAGTAGCTTCTTTATTCGCTTTGCTGAGCGCGTGGGAGGAATTGAAGAAAAATCGGCGGCGCTTTACTTATCCGGCGCGCTGCTAGGCTTTATGGCTGGGCGCTTCATCGGAACCTTCCTCATGAAGTTTATCGCCCCACCCCGGCTCCTGGCCCTTTACAGTAGTATCAACTTTGGGCTGGTACTCTTGGCTGTGCTCCTGCACGGCAAACTGTCGGTGTACGCGCTGATGGGCGTGGAATTTTTTATGTCTATCATGTTCCCCACCATTTTCTCGCTCAGCATCCGCGGACTAGGCGCAAAGACGAAAGAAGGCTCCTCCTTGGTCATTATGGCCATTGTTGGCGGCGCTATTTTCCCCGTGATTGCCGGCTGGGTATCCGACGCTACCACGATTCAAGTGGCGTACATTGTGCCAGGGCTGTGCTTCCTGGTTGTCCTTTATTTCGCTTGGAAGAATATCAATGTCAGAAAAGTTAAACTCGTCGCAGCACATTGA
- a CDS encoding glycoside hydrolase family 95 protein — translation MIRFRHRTNLPLVVCSLLLSLQTRAQNPLTLWYNKPAANWNEALPIGNGRLAAMVYGTPGRERLQLNEETVWAGEPGNNVVPGVYEGIVEIRKLLFAGKYKEAQDLSNKTFPRQALPTNNYGMPYQTVGNLLLTFPGHEAATNYYRDLDIQQAVAKVSYQVQGVTYTREMFASLPDQVIVVRLTASKPGSITCRLGMSSPQLSRSIKTEPTKLVLAGVGGSNDNKVGKVKFQAHVVPKVEGGTVTATDSTLQITGATAATIYVSMGTNFKSYKDLGGDETAKAASYLPAALAKTYPTAKAAHVASYRRYFDRVSLNLGSTDAVKKPTDVRIADFATGNDPALAAMYFQFGRYLLICSSQPGTQPANLQGKWNDKLSPPWDSKYTVNINTEMNYWPAEVTNLTELHQPLFSMLKDLAETGKESASVVYHARGWNMHHNTDLWRITGNVDGGFYGMWPMGGAWLTQHLWQHYLFTGDKAFLREYYSVLKGAALYYVDALQEEPSHKWLVVAPSMSPENTYQSGVGITAGTTMDNQLVFDVFSNAMRAAAILNTDKAFADTLQGMIKRLPPMQIGQYSQLQEWLQDWDKPDDKHRHVSHLYGLYPSQQISPYANPELFAAAENSLVYRGDKSTGWSMGWKVNLWARLLNGNRAYKLIADQLNPAGTEASGQNGGTYPNLLDAHPPFQIDGNFGCTSGIAEMLVQSHDGAIDILPALPDAWPTGEVKGLVARGGYVIDLAWNKGKVTRLQITSKLGGNCRLRVHSPVTATGTAKLAATRGANPNPFYQNTAIKAPLVSAKAAVKKPTLQPSFVYDLVTKAGTSYTLNGR, via the coding sequence ATGATTCGCTTCCGTCACAGAACCAATCTGCCATTAGTCGTCTGTTCATTACTTCTCTCGCTCCAAACGCGGGCCCAAAATCCGCTGACGTTGTGGTACAATAAGCCCGCGGCGAACTGGAACGAAGCCCTGCCCATTGGCAACGGCCGCTTGGCCGCCATGGTCTACGGCACTCCGGGCCGGGAGCGGCTGCAACTCAACGAAGAAACCGTGTGGGCCGGCGAGCCCGGCAACAACGTAGTGCCGGGCGTGTACGAGGGCATTGTGGAAATCCGCAAGCTTCTTTTTGCGGGAAAATATAAGGAGGCGCAAGACCTCTCGAACAAGACCTTTCCGCGCCAGGCTTTGCCTACCAACAACTATGGCATGCCCTACCAAACCGTGGGCAACCTGCTGCTGACCTTTCCCGGCCACGAGGCGGCTACCAACTACTACCGGGACCTTGACATTCAACAGGCCGTAGCCAAGGTGAGCTACCAAGTTCAGGGCGTCACCTACACCCGCGAGATGTTCGCGTCGTTGCCCGATCAGGTTATCGTGGTGCGCCTGACGGCCAGCAAGCCGGGCAGCATTACTTGCCGACTCGGCATGAGTAGTCCGCAGCTCAGTCGTAGCATCAAGACGGAGCCGACCAAGCTCGTGCTGGCGGGCGTCGGTGGCAGCAATGATAATAAGGTCGGTAAGGTTAAGTTTCAGGCCCATGTCGTGCCGAAAGTGGAGGGTGGTACAGTAACCGCCACAGATAGCACCCTGCAAATAACAGGTGCCACGGCCGCGACGATCTACGTTTCCATGGGCACGAACTTCAAGAGCTATAAGGACCTAGGGGGTGATGAGACTGCCAAAGCGGCTTCGTACTTGCCGGCGGCCCTGGCCAAAACGTACCCGACTGCCAAAGCGGCCCACGTAGCCAGCTACCGGCGCTACTTCGACCGGGTGAGCCTGAACCTAGGCAGCACCGACGCAGTGAAAAAGCCCACTGATGTACGCATTGCAGATTTTGCTACGGGCAACGACCCGGCCCTCGCCGCCATGTACTTTCAATTCGGGCGCTACCTGCTGATTTGCAGCTCCCAGCCCGGCACCCAGCCCGCCAACTTGCAAGGTAAATGGAACGACAAACTCTCGCCGCCCTGGGACAGCAAGTACACGGTGAACATCAACACCGAGATGAACTACTGGCCGGCCGAAGTCACGAACCTGACGGAGCTGCACCAGCCACTGTTTAGCATGCTCAAGGACTTAGCCGAAACGGGTAAGGAAAGTGCTTCGGTGGTGTACCACGCGCGCGGCTGGAACATGCACCACAACACTGACTTGTGGCGCATCACCGGCAACGTGGACGGGGGGTTCTACGGCATGTGGCCCATGGGCGGCGCCTGGCTCACGCAGCACCTCTGGCAGCACTACCTCTTCACCGGCGACAAGGCTTTTTTGCGGGAGTACTACTCGGTGCTGAAAGGCGCGGCCCTGTATTACGTGGATGCCTTGCAGGAAGAACCGAGCCATAAGTGGCTGGTGGTGGCCCCCTCCATGTCGCCGGAAAACACCTACCAGAGCGGCGTCGGCATCACGGCCGGCACCACCATGGACAACCAGCTCGTGTTTGATGTCTTCTCGAATGCTATGCGCGCCGCCGCCATCCTGAATACCGATAAAGCCTTTGCCGACACGCTCCAGGGCATGATCAAGCGCCTGCCGCCTATGCAGATTGGGCAATACAGCCAGCTGCAAGAGTGGCTGCAAGACTGGGACAAACCCGATGATAAGCACCGGCACGTCTCGCACTTGTACGGCCTCTACCCGAGCCAGCAGATCTCTCCGTACGCGAATCCGGAGCTGTTTGCCGCCGCCGAAAACTCACTGGTGTACCGGGGCGATAAATCGACGGGCTGGTCAATGGGCTGGAAAGTAAACCTCTGGGCTCGTTTACTGAACGGCAACCGGGCGTACAAGCTCATTGCCGATCAACTGAATCCGGCTGGCACGGAAGCTTCCGGCCAGAATGGCGGCACGTACCCCAACCTGCTCGACGCCCATCCTCCGTTCCAGATCGACGGCAACTTTGGTTGCACATCCGGCATCGCCGAAATGCTCGTGCAGAGCCACGATGGGGCCATCGACATCTTGCCGGCTCTGCCGGATGCGTGGCCCACTGGTGAGGTGAAGGGATTAGTAGCCCGTGGTGGATACGTAATCGACCTAGCCTGGAACAAAGGCAAAGTGACGCGCTTGCAGATTACCTCGAAGCTAGGCGGCAACTGCCGCCTGCGGGTGCACAGCCCCGTCACGGCAACCGGCACAGCCAAGCTAGCTGCTACGCGGGGCGCAAATCCCAATCCCTTCTACCAAAACACGGCAATCAAGGCCCCGTTGGTGTCAGCCAAAGCTGCCGTCAAAAAGCCTACGCTACAGCCCTCATTTGTGTACGACCTAGTTACCAAAGCGGGCACTTCTTATACCCTCAATGGCCGCTAA
- a CDS encoding RagB/SusD family nutrient uptake outer membrane protein — protein MKRILLAATAALLLTGCEKEFLEKEPLSVVTPDNFYKTSNDAVRAINAAYKPLTLQGVGQFGLDRYGNYMSGDAQSANDDANWSQIQEFTVTSDNQNVRNSWNAFYQGIFRANLVLDRVPAIAMDEGLKQRILGEAAFLRAINYHYLVLLFGDVPLITKPQFDVKEFLVSRTPTEQVYQQIISDLKIAETSLPRTYAAADVGRATQGAAKAFLAKVYLYRKQWPEAAAKAKEVIDANTYSLFDRYFDNFELATENGKESIFEIQYASFLGGLGNATNNYDAPRGLGFTLDGGYGYGSPTKNFVNSFAPNDPRLSYSVFRAGDVFQGIAYNPAASPTGYSPRKYVVGKGANIGKSDDPKNFILMRYADLLLMYAEALNEAGKPSEAAAPVNQVRARADVKLAPLATTLSQSQMRQAIKDERRAELGLEGHRWFDLVRWGDAATYLKSIGKTGYRDGVSDRLPIPQAERDINPNLTQNNGY, from the coding sequence ATGAAACGAATCCTACTAGCTGCTACGGCCGCCCTGCTACTCACTGGGTGCGAAAAAGAGTTTTTGGAGAAGGAGCCGCTGAGTGTGGTTACGCCCGATAACTTCTACAAAACCTCCAACGACGCCGTGCGTGCCATTAATGCAGCCTATAAGCCGCTCACTCTGCAAGGCGTGGGGCAATTTGGCCTCGACCGTTACGGCAACTACATGTCGGGCGACGCGCAGTCGGCCAACGACGACGCCAACTGGAGCCAGATTCAGGAGTTCACGGTGACCTCAGACAACCAGAATGTGCGCAACAGTTGGAACGCTTTCTACCAAGGTATCTTCCGGGCCAACTTGGTGCTAGACCGCGTGCCCGCTATTGCGATGGACGAGGGTCTGAAGCAGCGTATTCTGGGGGAAGCCGCATTCCTGCGCGCCATCAACTATCACTACTTGGTGCTGCTGTTCGGCGACGTGCCGCTCATCACCAAGCCCCAGTTTGATGTAAAAGAATTCCTCGTTTCGCGCACACCGACGGAACAAGTGTACCAGCAGATTATCAGTGATTTGAAGATAGCTGAAACCAGCCTGCCTCGCACGTATGCCGCCGCCGACGTAGGCCGCGCCACGCAAGGCGCCGCCAAAGCGTTCTTGGCCAAGGTGTACTTGTACCGCAAGCAATGGCCCGAGGCCGCCGCCAAGGCTAAAGAGGTCATCGATGCCAACACCTACAGCCTCTTTGATCGCTACTTCGACAACTTCGAGCTAGCTACCGAGAACGGCAAGGAATCTATTTTCGAGATTCAATATGCATCCTTCTTAGGGGGCCTCGGTAACGCGACGAACAACTACGATGCGCCCCGTGGCCTGGGCTTCACGCTCGACGGGGGCTACGGCTACGGGTCGCCCACCAAAAACTTCGTGAACTCCTTTGCTCCGAACGACCCTAGGCTAAGCTACAGCGTCTTCCGGGCAGGGGATGTATTCCAGGGTATTGCGTACAACCCGGCGGCTTCTCCCACGGGCTACAGCCCTCGCAAATACGTGGTCGGGAAAGGAGCCAACATCGGCAAAAGCGACGACCCGAAGAACTTCATCCTGATGCGCTACGCCGATTTGCTGCTGATGTACGCCGAAGCGCTGAACGAAGCAGGCAAGCCCAGCGAAGCCGCCGCCCCAGTGAACCAAGTGCGGGCGCGGGCCGACGTGAAGCTAGCGCCGCTTGCTACCACGTTGTCGCAGAGTCAAATGCGCCAAGCCATCAAGGATGAGCGCCGCGCCGAGCTAGGTCTGGAAGGTCACCGCTGGTTCGACCTCGTGCGCTGGGGCGATGCCGCCACCTACCTGAAGTCTATTGGCAAAACAGGCTACCGCGACGGGGTAAGTGACCGGCTACCCATTCCGCAGGCCGAGCGCGACATCAACCCCAACCTGACGCAGAACAATGGTTATTAG
- a CDS encoding TonB-dependent receptor, translated as MNPTPTQPSEQFARVLSVTAGILLSTTPSPTAAASYLASVHQLSSSFLPQKTSALTHWANRSTEAVIFSSAKNFTDSGIDSGVQDVTVAGRVVDAKGNGLPGVTVVVKGSTIGTGTSPDGGFSLQVPENSTLVFSFVGFARKEVVVTGTTSSLTVTLAEDTKALDEVVVVGYGTQKKADVTGAVSTISAKDFENTVTTNVGQALQGRTAGVQVTQNTGRPGDAPLVRVRGVGTTGNSNPLYVIDGVITNPDATGVTGAFNSTGGTSTAGGIANINPDDIESITVLKDAASSAIYGARAANGVVLVTTKRGKAGLGRVTFNSYAGVQKAWRLPKMANATEFATLQNEARVNAGLTPNWNRVDTLGVGNEKIAEIFHPAAIQDYHLSFSGGSEKSQYAVSLGYFKQDGIGIGVKYNRYSLSVNSDHQVLKKLRVGNSLSLTRGASRSGLWSETFVNAIRFSPTIPKYMPDGSPGYATRLGEQLGYLAPLGAAYQFQNDLTRYRILGNVYAEYAFTPALKFRSTLGGDFIIEDGISFVPVYTFGSRTNTLSTLDRNYAISGTWLNENTLSYNKTFAGRHNVSALVGVTQQANRSENISAHRESLPNNDIRVLDAASLNDRARGGASEWSIRSFIGRLNYNLNEKYLLSANLRVDGSSRFGAGNRYGVFPSFAAGWRLSSEKFMENIRAINDLKFRASWGQLGNQEIGLYSFTNGLDLGQNYVLGTGQTIASGAAPIALGNPNIKWETTTMQDAGLDLALFNNAVSVTVDYFVKTTRDMLVQVPIPGTTGVTTAPYQNAGSVRNSGFELAVGYQKSTGDFRYDVNANISTLKNRVLSLAGVPIVSGVFKTAEGQPINSLFGYVQEGIFQTQEEINTHATQANAKPGDIKWKDLNGDGTINDLDRDYIGNTIPRLTYGFNGSVSYKRFDFSLFVQGVQGREVFLDKTGGRRLVDNFDNTTVDYLSRWTGPGTSNHVPRLVWGDPSNNQRTSDFFVYDASYVRIKNIQLGYTLPKDLLGVNRIRVYVSCQNLLTLTPYPWFDPEVGQGRDNNFTDLMTYPQPRTFLGGINLEF; from the coding sequence ATGAATCCAACTCCTACCCAACCTAGTGAGCAATTTGCGCGCGTATTATCAGTAACAGCTGGTATACTGCTCTCAACTACTCCTAGCCCAACAGCTGCGGCATCGTACCTAGCTTCTGTTCATCAGCTTAGTTCGTCTTTTCTCCCACAAAAGACTTCTGCGCTTACACATTGGGCAAACCGATCCACTGAGGCCGTTATTTTCTCCTCGGCCAAAAATTTCACTGACTCCGGAATCGATTCCGGAGTTCAGGACGTGACCGTAGCAGGACGCGTGGTAGATGCTAAAGGCAATGGACTGCCTGGGGTAACGGTGGTGGTGAAAGGATCTACGATCGGCACCGGCACCAGTCCTGATGGCGGCTTTTCCCTGCAAGTACCCGAAAACAGCACACTGGTATTCAGCTTCGTTGGTTTTGCCCGCAAAGAAGTGGTCGTGACGGGCACAACCAGCAGCCTTACGGTGACCCTAGCCGAGGATACCAAGGCCCTCGATGAGGTAGTGGTGGTAGGATACGGCACGCAGAAAAAGGCGGATGTAACGGGTGCAGTCTCAACCATTTCGGCTAAGGACTTCGAAAACACCGTCACCACCAACGTTGGTCAGGCCTTGCAGGGGCGCACCGCTGGGGTGCAAGTGACGCAGAACACCGGCCGCCCCGGCGATGCGCCCCTTGTGCGGGTGCGTGGCGTGGGTACTACGGGTAACAGCAACCCGCTGTACGTCATTGATGGCGTCATTACGAACCCTGATGCGACGGGGGTAACCGGCGCGTTCAATAGTACTGGCGGCACTAGCACCGCGGGTGGCATTGCCAACATAAACCCCGATGATATTGAGTCGATTACGGTGCTGAAAGATGCCGCTTCTTCCGCTATTTATGGGGCACGGGCAGCGAATGGTGTGGTGCTCGTTACCACTAAGCGCGGCAAGGCAGGCCTAGGTCGGGTGACCTTCAACAGCTACGCGGGCGTGCAGAAAGCGTGGCGGCTGCCGAAAATGGCTAATGCTACCGAGTTTGCTACGTTGCAGAACGAAGCCCGCGTTAATGCAGGATTGACGCCCAACTGGAACCGCGTGGATACGCTAGGCGTCGGCAATGAAAAGATTGCGGAAATCTTTCATCCCGCGGCTATCCAAGACTACCATCTGTCGTTCTCAGGCGGGTCGGAGAAGTCGCAGTACGCGGTTTCCCTGGGTTACTTCAAACAAGATGGCATTGGCATTGGGGTAAAGTACAATCGTTACTCGCTGAGCGTCAACTCCGATCATCAGGTTCTGAAAAAGCTGCGTGTGGGCAACAGCCTTTCGCTCACGCGAGGCGCAAGCCGCAGTGGGCTGTGGAGCGAAACGTTTGTCAATGCCATTCGCTTTTCACCCACTATTCCGAAGTACATGCCGGATGGCAGCCCCGGCTACGCTACCCGCCTCGGCGAGCAGCTAGGGTACCTAGCTCCCCTGGGCGCGGCTTACCAGTTTCAGAACGACCTGACGCGCTACCGCATTCTGGGCAACGTGTACGCGGAATATGCCTTCACCCCGGCCTTAAAGTTCCGCTCTACCCTAGGGGGCGACTTCATCATTGAAGATGGTATTTCTTTCGTGCCTGTCTATACCTTCGGGAGCCGCACGAATACGCTGAGTACCCTCGACCGGAACTACGCCATCAGTGGTACGTGGTTAAACGAGAATACCTTATCATATAATAAAACCTTCGCCGGTCGGCACAACGTGTCGGCGCTGGTGGGGGTGACGCAGCAGGCGAACCGGTCGGAGAACATCAGCGCCCACCGGGAGAGCTTGCCCAACAACGACATTCGGGTGCTGGATGCCGCTTCGCTCAACGACCGGGCCCGCGGTGGTGCCTCCGAGTGGTCGATTCGCTCCTTTATTGGTCGGCTGAATTATAACCTGAACGAGAAATACCTGCTCTCGGCCAACCTGCGGGTCGATGGCTCCTCCCGCTTCGGCGCAGGCAACCGCTACGGGGTGTTTCCTTCGTTTGCCGCCGGCTGGCGCTTATCGAGCGAGAAGTTCATGGAGAACATTCGCGCTATCAATGACTTGAAGTTTCGGGCCAGCTGGGGGCAGCTTGGCAACCAGGAAATCGGCTTGTACTCGTTCACCAACGGCCTGGACCTAGGGCAGAACTACGTGCTTGGCACCGGGCAGACGATTGCCTCCGGGGCGGCACCTATCGCGCTCGGCAACCCCAACATCAAGTGGGAAACGACTACCATGCAAGATGCAGGGCTCGACCTAGCTTTGTTCAACAATGCCGTATCGGTGACGGTCGACTACTTCGTTAAGACCACCCGGGATATGCTCGTGCAGGTGCCCATTCCGGGCACCACGGGCGTGACCACCGCGCCTTACCAAAACGCTGGCTCAGTGCGCAATTCGGGCTTTGAGCTGGCGGTGGGCTACCAGAAGTCCACCGGAGATTTTCGCTACGATGTCAACGCAAACATCTCCACGCTCAAAAATCGGGTGCTTTCTTTGGCTGGCGTGCCCATTGTTTCGGGCGTGTTCAAAACGGCGGAAGGGCAGCCCATCAACTCCCTTTTTGGCTACGTGCAAGAGGGCATTTTTCAGACCCAGGAGGAGATTAACACCCATGCCACCCAGGCCAATGCCAAGCCCGGCGACATCAAGTGGAAAGACCTCAACGGCGACGGCACCATCAATGACCTCGACCGAGATTACATCGGCAACACCATTCCCCGCCTGACCTACGGCTTCAACGGCAGCGTGAGCTACAAACGCTTCGATTTCAGCTTGTTCGTGCAGGGCGTGCAGGGCCGCGAGGTGTTCTTGGACAAAACCGGTGGGCGCCGCCTGGTAGACAACTTCGACAACACCACCGTGGATTACCTGAGCCGCTGGACGGGCCCCGGCACCAGCAACCACGTGCCCCGGCTCGTGTGGGGCGACCCGAGCAACAACCAGCGCACCTCCGATTTCTTCGTCTACGATGCTAGCTACGTGCGCATCAAGAACATCCAGCTAGGTTACACGCTGCCGAAAGACTTACTCGGCGTCAACCGCATCCGCGTGTATGTGAGCTGCCAGAATCTGCTGACGCTGACGCCCTATCCGTGGTTTGACCCGGAAGTGGGGCAGGGCCGCGACAACAACTTCACGGACCTGATGACTTACCCGCAGCCCCGTACCTTCTTGGGCGGCATCAACCTCGAATTCTAG
- a CDS encoding SDR family oxidoreductase gives MHLELQDKVIIVTGGAKGIGEGISHVLAREGAIPVIVGRNEEDNRNTMAAIEAAGGRAWQVVAELSDPLACEQAVHAVLAQYSRIEGLVNNAGINDGGSLEAGSYEQFMLSLHRNLVHYYLMAHYALPELKKSKGAIVNITSKTAETGQGHASAYAAANGGRNALTREWAVELLKYGMRVNAIVVAESWTPAYATWIQTLPDPEEKLREIVSLIPLGNRMTTAEEIANTTAFLLSERSSHTTGQIIHVDGGYVHLDRALANAQ, from the coding sequence ATGCATTTAGAGCTACAGGATAAAGTAATTATCGTGACGGGCGGGGCCAAAGGTATCGGTGAGGGCATCAGTCACGTGCTTGCCCGGGAAGGTGCAATTCCAGTAATAGTTGGGCGCAATGAAGAAGACAATCGAAACACCATGGCAGCTATTGAAGCGGCAGGTGGCCGGGCTTGGCAGGTGGTGGCGGAGCTTTCTGATCCTTTGGCCTGCGAGCAGGCTGTGCACGCTGTTTTGGCGCAGTACAGCCGCATCGAAGGCCTAGTGAACAACGCTGGCATCAATGACGGCGGCAGCCTGGAAGCCGGCAGCTATGAGCAGTTTATGCTCAGTCTGCACCGTAACCTAGTGCATTACTATCTGATGGCCCATTACGCGCTACCAGAGTTGAAAAAGAGTAAGGGCGCTATCGTCAACATCACCTCCAAAACGGCCGAAACTGGCCAAGGGCATGCCTCCGCGTACGCGGCCGCCAATGGTGGCCGGAACGCCCTGACCCGCGAATGGGCTGTAGAGCTGCTTAAATACGGCATGCGCGTGAATGCCATTGTCGTAGCCGAAAGCTGGACGCCAGCCTACGCCACTTGGATCCAAACGCTACCTGACCCAGAGGAGAAGCTGCGCGAAATCGTTTCCCTGATTCCGCTCGGTAATCGTATGACCACGGCCGAGGAAATTGCCAACACCACAGCCTTTCTACTTTCGGAGCGCTCCAGCCATACTACCGGTCAAATTATCCACGTGGATGGTGGCTACGTACATTTAGATCGAGCCTTGGCAAACGCGCAATAA
- a CDS encoding LacI family DNA-binding transcriptional regulator: protein MRKHPVSLKTLAQALNVSMSTVSRALKNHPDIGPEITKKVQQLAQELQYSPNPLAMGLLKNKTHIIGVIVPDLVTYFFSSIISGIESVAEENGYYIVIRSSYESYEKEKECLENLLKLRVEGIIMCLSQETTDYTHFDRLIEEDMPLVFFDRVCRTAEVDTVVVDNQVAACHITEHFFERGYRRIAHIAGPAQLNITCERIQGYKDGLANMGLDFEDELLVHCDMSIDSATAATRQLLTLPQQPDAIFGVNDTTAFAAMKEIKRQGLRIPTDVALVGFSDEFHATVVEPTLTSIMHPCVEIGQEAAHLFLKKTRAKTKMPAQQVILKTHLVIRDSTVAK from the coding sequence ATGCGTAAGCACCCTGTTTCCCTGAAAACGTTGGCCCAAGCCTTAAATGTGTCGATGTCGACGGTGTCCCGTGCGCTCAAGAACCATCCCGATATTGGCCCGGAAATCACCAAAAAGGTGCAACAGCTAGCGCAGGAGCTCCAATATAGTCCCAATCCGCTTGCCATGGGTTTGCTAAAAAACAAGACCCACATTATCGGCGTGATTGTACCGGATTTGGTGACTTACTTCTTCTCTTCTATCATCAGCGGCATTGAAAGCGTAGCAGAGGAAAATGGCTACTACATCGTAATCCGCTCCAGCTACGAGAGCTACGAGAAGGAGAAAGAATGCCTCGAAAACCTGCTCAAGCTGCGCGTAGAAGGCATCATCATGTGTTTGTCGCAGGAAACAACCGACTACACGCACTTCGACCGCTTAATTGAAGAAGATATGCCGTTAGTCTTCTTTGATCGGGTATGCCGCACAGCCGAAGTGGATACGGTGGTGGTAGATAACCAGGTGGCTGCTTGTCACATCACCGAGCACTTCTTCGAGCGGGGCTACCGCAGAATCGCGCACATCGCCGGCCCAGCGCAGCTCAATATTACCTGTGAACGTATACAAGGCTACAAAGACGGGCTAGCCAACATGGGACTCGACTTCGAGGACGAGCTACTCGTGCACTGTGATATGAGTATAGATAGTGCAACAGCTGCTACTCGACAGTTACTAACGCTGCCGCAGCAGCCTGATGCTATTTTTGGGGTGAATGACACCACTGCTTTTGCTGCCATGAAGGAAATCAAGCGGCAAGGGCTACGTATTCCAACTGATGTAGCACTGGTGGGCTTCAGTGACGAGTTTCACGCAACGGTAGTAGAGCCAACGCTCACTTCTATCATGCATCCCTGCGTTGAGATAGGTCAGGAAGCCGCACACCTCTTTTTGAAGAAGACGCGCGCTAAAACCAAGATGCCTGCTCAGCAAGTAATTCTCAAGACTCACCTAGTTATCAGAGATTCAACGGTAGCAAAGTAA